The following are from one region of the Takifugu rubripes chromosome 16, fTakRub1.2, whole genome shotgun sequence genome:
- the clic5b gene encoding chloride intracellular channel protein 5b isoform X2 produces MSTKVIQDKDPDIELFVKAGNDGESIGNCPFSQRLFMILWLKGVVFNVTTVDLKRKPADLHNLAPGTHPPFVTFNGEVKTDINKIEEFLEEMLSPPKYPKLAAKQRESNTAGNDIFAKFSAYIKNTKLDANSALEKGLTRALIKLDDYLNNPLPDEIDADSLEEQKFSTRSFLDGNELTLADCNLLPKLHIVKVVAKKYRNYEIPSEMSGVWRYLKNAYKRDEFTNTCAADAEIEMAYKDVVKRLAK; encoded by the exons ATGTCTACTAAAGTTATTCAGGACAAAGACCCTGATATTGAGCTTTTTGTCAAG GCAGGCAACGATGGAGAAAGCATCGGCAACTGTCCGTTCTCTCAGCGTCTTTTCATGATCCTCTGGCTCAAAGGGGTCGTGTTCAACGTCACCACCGTCGACCTGAAAAG GAAACCGGCCGACCTGCACAACCTCGCTCCGGGGACGCACCCGCCCTTCGTGACCTTCAACGGGGAGGTCAAGACTGACATCAACAAGATTGAGGAGTTTCTGGAGGAGATGCTCAGCCCTCCAAA GTATCCCAAACTGGCGGCCAAACAGAGAGAATCAAACACAGCTGGAAATGACATCTTCGCCAAGTTCTCAGCCTACATCAAGAACACTAAACTCGACGCCAACTCCG CTCTGGAGAAAGGTTTGACCCGAGCCCTGATAAAGCTGGACGACTACCTGAACAACCCCTTGCCTGACGAGATCGACGCAGACAgcttggaggagcagaagttCTCCACCCGAAGCTTCCTCGACGGGAACGAGCTCACTCTTGCAGACTGCAACCTGCTGCCAAAACTGCACATAGTTAAG GTTGTCGCTAAAAAGTACCGCAACTACGAAATCCCCTCGGAAATGTCTGGCGTGTGGCGATACCTGAAGAACGCCTACAAACGCGACGAATTCACCAACACCTGCGCCGCTGACGCCGAGATCGAGATGGCCTACAAAGATGTGGTGAAAAGACTGGCCAAGTAG
- the enpp5 gene encoding ectonucleotide pyrophosphatase/phosphodiesterase family member 5 produces the protein MSCTMLRWLLRGGCRPLVGLWALLLPVVSSHGLQQDALTEGRPKLLLVSFDGFRWDYVDRVPMPNFFSIMNDGVMVKQVENIYITKTFPNHYTLVTGLYAETHGIVANEMFDPVLNRSFSIETETMYDPQWWEEAVPLWVSIQKAGGRSGAAMWPGSDVKIRGVFPNQFLRYNASVPFETRVERIIQWFSAPKEEAVDFGVLYWEDPDKSGHLLGPQSLLMDAVIAGIDEKLGFLMNELKKAGIYEKVNLIVTSDHGMVQLSPDHIIELDEYVSRDLYTWVDKSPVVGILPKEGKLDEVYSKLVDANPNMMVYKKESIPAHFHYQHNSRIMPILLEAKEGWTIMQNRSGTFLLGNHGNDNTLPSMHPVFIARGPAFRQNYVKSFMRSVDLYPLMCHILSIPALPNNGSLSNVKDLLLREPTPTVPSARLRVKDNSYAPLVGSLMGVAMVLGFLVVFIKQVTLKQLPSLKHRRREMSQPLLQDLHL, from the exons ATGAGCTGCACTATGCTGAGGTGGTTGCTCCGGGGAGGCTGCAGACCTCTCGTGGGCCTGTGGGCCTTGCTGCTGCCTGTGGTCTCCTCACACGGCCTGCAGCAAGACGCCCTCACGGAGGGCCGGCccaagctgctgctggtctcTTTCGATGGCTTCCGTTGGGATTACGTGGATCGGGTCCCCATGCCTAACTTCTTCAGCATCATGAACGACGGGGTGATGGTgaagcaggtggaaaacatTTACATCACCAAAACATTCCCCAACCACTACACCTTAGTGACAGGTTTGTACGCTGAGACTCACGGCATCGTGGCCAACGAGATGTTCGATCCGGTCCTAAACCGGTCCTTCTCCATCGAGACGGAGACGATGTATGATCCGCAGTGGTGGGAGGAGGCAGTGCCTCTGTGGGTGAGCATCCAGAAGGCTGGAGGGCGGAGTGGAGCAGCTATGTGGCCGGGATCTGATGTGAAGATCCGTGGCGTCTTCCCCAATCAGTTCCTGCGGTATAACGCTTCAGTACCTTTTGAAACCAGGGTCGAGAGGATTATCCAGTGGTTCTCCGCACCCAAAGAGGAAGCGGTGGATTTTGGCGTTCTGTACTGGGAAGACCCGGATAAGAGTGGACACCTCCTTGGCCCTCAAAGTCTCCTCATGGACGCTGTCATTGCCGGGATCGATGAAAAGCTCGGCTTCCTCATGAACGAGCTAAAGAAAGCTGGGATCTATGAGAAAGTCAACCTTATCGTGACCAGTGACCACGGGATGGTGCAGCTGTCCCCCGATCACATCATCGAACTGGACGAGTACGTGAGCAGGGACCTGTACACCTGGGTGGACAAGAGTCCAGTGGTGGGAATCCTGCCCAAAGAAG GCAAGCTGGATGAGGTGTACAGCAAGCTGGTGGATGCAAACCCGAACATGATGGTGTACAAGAAGGAAAGCATTCCTGCACATTTCCATTATCAGCACAACAGCAGGATCATGCCGATCCTGTTAGAGGCCAAGGAGGGCTGGACCATCATGCAGAACAGATCTGGAACCTTTCTGT tGGGAAACCATGGGAATGACAACActttacccagcatgcacccCGTGTTCATAGCCCGCGGGCCAGCCTTTCGCCAGAACTACGTCAAGTCTTTCATGCGCTCCGTTGACCTTTACCCTCTGATGTGCCACATCCTGTCCATCCCAGCTTTACCAAACAACGGTTCGCTCTCAAACGTCAAGGACCTGCTGTTACGAGAGCCGACTCCGACTGTGCCGAGCGCTCGGCTGCGTGTCAAAGACAACTCCTACGCCCCCCTGGTGGGCTCTCTGATGGGCGTGGCGATGGTGTTGGGCTTCCTGGTTGTCTTTATTAAACAAGTGACCCTCAAACAGCTGCCCTCGCTGAAACACAGACGCAGGGAGATGTCGcagcccctcctgcaggacctGCACCTGTAG
- the clic5b gene encoding chloride intracellular channel protein 5b isoform X1, which translates to MDNISDNEKTVREERGRGSDSSHSSESDHDSSGEAVVQVHSPVQVHASADEERSSPDYMETRDREERSRSSSSSSDDEKEKAEEEAAATPAVEPLEEVNGEAHDGSRRSSSSSASSASSASPADPCDDPPNPPRLDDGMEGLLLAFKQQESVQHNAVALDKVTLDASADPSQPLITLFVKAGNDGESIGNCPFSQRLFMILWLKGVVFNVTTVDLKRKPADLHNLAPGTHPPFVTFNGEVKTDINKIEEFLEEMLSPPKYPKLAAKQRESNTAGNDIFAKFSAYIKNTKLDANSALEKGLTRALIKLDDYLNNPLPDEIDADSLEEQKFSTRSFLDGNELTLADCNLLPKLHIVKVVAKKYRNYEIPSEMSGVWRYLKNAYKRDEFTNTCAADAEIEMAYKDVVKRLAK; encoded by the exons ATGGATAACATAAGTGACAATGAGAAAACGGTGCGGGAAGAGCGCGGCCGAGGGTCTGACAGCTCTCACTCATCAGAGTCTGATCATGACAGCTCAGGTGAGGCGGTGGTGCAGGTGCACAGCCCGGTGCAGGTGCACGCCTCCGCGGACGAAGAGCGCAGCTCTCCCGACTACATGGAGaccagagacagggaggaacgGAGCAgatcctcttcttcatccagcGATGACGAGAAGgagaaggcagaggaagaggcggCGGCGACGCCAGCTGtggagccgctggaggaggTGAACGGCGAGGCACACGATGGGTCCcggcgctcttcctcctcttccgcCTCTTCGGCTTCTTCGGCCTCACCTGCGGATCCCTGCGACGACCCGCCAAATCCGCCAAGGCTGGATGATGGAATGGAGGGGCTGCTGTTGGCGTTCAAACAGCAGGAGTCGGTGCAGCACAACGCAGTAGCTCTGGACAAGGTGACTCTGGATGCGTCCGCAGATCCGAGCCAGCCGCTGATCACCCTGTTCGTCAAG GCAGGCAACGATGGAGAAAGCATCGGCAACTGTCCGTTCTCTCAGCGTCTTTTCATGATCCTCTGGCTCAAAGGGGTCGTGTTCAACGTCACCACCGTCGACCTGAAAAG GAAACCGGCCGACCTGCACAACCTCGCTCCGGGGACGCACCCGCCCTTCGTGACCTTCAACGGGGAGGTCAAGACTGACATCAACAAGATTGAGGAGTTTCTGGAGGAGATGCTCAGCCCTCCAAA GTATCCCAAACTGGCGGCCAAACAGAGAGAATCAAACACAGCTGGAAATGACATCTTCGCCAAGTTCTCAGCCTACATCAAGAACACTAAACTCGACGCCAACTCCG CTCTGGAGAAAGGTTTGACCCGAGCCCTGATAAAGCTGGACGACTACCTGAACAACCCCTTGCCTGACGAGATCGACGCAGACAgcttggaggagcagaagttCTCCACCCGAAGCTTCCTCGACGGGAACGAGCTCACTCTTGCAGACTGCAACCTGCTGCCAAAACTGCACATAGTTAAG GTTGTCGCTAAAAAGTACCGCAACTACGAAATCCCCTCGGAAATGTCTGGCGTGTGGCGATACCTGAAGAACGCCTACAAACGCGACGAATTCACCAACACCTGCGCCGCTGACGCCGAGATCGAGATGGCCTACAAAGATGTGGTGAAAAGACTGGCCAAGTAG
- the runx2b gene encoding runt-related transcription factor 2b isoform X1 — protein sequence MASNSLFSTVTPCQQNFFWDPSATRRFSPPSSSLQPVPGKMNDVSSPTGQPDAAAAVPRLRPHENRSMAEIIADHPAELVRTDSPNFLCSVLPSHWRCNKTLPVAFKVVALGDIPDGTVVTVMAGNDENYSAELRNASGVMKNQVARFNDLRFVGRSGRGKSFTLTITVFTNPPQVATYHRAIKVTVDGPREPRRHRQKLEDPPKAGLFSDRLSELERMRVRVAVPTQGPRPTLNTVANSFNPQGQTQITDPRQSQSSPPWSYDQTYQSYLSPMASPSVHSTTPLSSSRGTGLPAISDVPRRLPGSSDLSPFPGQFDRQFPGLPSITESRFSSPRMHYPATFTYTPPVTTGMSLGSAHYHTYLPPPYPGSTQSQSTPFQTSSTPYLYYGASSGSYQFSMVPGGDRSPSRMIPPCTSASTGTTLVNPNLPSQTEGAVDGDGSHSNSPTILNPGGRMDEAVWRPY from the exons ATCCCAGCGCGACTCGGAGGTTCAGTCCGCCGTCCAGTAGCCTCCAGCCGGTCCCAGGGAAAATGAACGATGTGAGCTCCCCGACCGGGCAGCcggacgcggcggcggcggtacCCAGGCTGCGTCCCCACGAAAACCGCAGCATGGCAGAGATCATCGCGGACCACCCAGCCGAGCTAGTCCGGACCGACAGCCCGAACTTTCTCTGCTCGGTCCTGCCCTCCCACTGGCGGTGCAACAAGACGCTACCTGTCGCGTTCAAG GTGGTCGCTCTGGGAGACATACCTGACGGCACGGTGGTCACAGTCATGGCGGGCAACGACGAGAATTATTCGGCCGAGCTGCGTAACGCCTCGGGTGTGATGAAGAACCAGGTGGCTCGCTTCAATGACCTGCGCTTCGTGGGGCGCAGCGGCAGAG GCAAGAGCTTCACGTTGACAATTACAGTATTCACCAACCCGCCACAAGTGGCAACATACCATCGAGCCATAAAGGTTACCGTCGATGGACCACGAGAGCCCAGGA GGCATCGTCAGAAACTGGAGGACCCTCCGAAGGCTGGCCTCTTCTCAGACCGCCTGTCCGAGCTCGagaggatgagggtgagggtggcCGTACCCACTCAGGGCCCCCGACCAACTCTGAACACTGTGGCCAACTCCTTTAACCCACAGGGGCAGACGCAGATAACAG ACCCTCGCCAGTCCCAGTCCTCTCCTCCCTGGTCGTATGATCAGACGTACCAGTCGTACCTGAGTCCCATGGCCTCCCCCTCAGTCCACTCCAccacccccctctcctccagccgaGGCACAGGCCTGCCTGCCATCAGTGACGTTCCTAGACGATTGCCAG GTTCCTCTGACCTGAGCCCATTCCCGGGTCAGTTCGACCGTCAGTTCCCGGGCCTCCCCTCCATCACGGAGAGCCGTTTCTCCAGCCCCCGGATGCACTACCCCGCCACCTTCACCTACACCCCACCTGTCACCACCGGCATGTCTCTGGGCAGCGCCCACTACCACACATACCTTCCCCCTCCATACCCAGGCTCCACCCAGAGCCAGAGTACACCATTCCAGACTAGCAGCACGCCATATCTCTACTACGGCGCTTCGTCTGGATCCTACCAGTTCTCCATGGTTCCCGGTGGAGATCGCTCGCCTTCGCGGATGATCCCACCTTGCACTAGCGCCTCCACGGGCACCACCCTGGTGAACCCCAACCTGCCCAGCCAGACGGAAGGAGCGGTCGACGGAGACGGGAGCCACAGTAACTCCCCGACTATTCTCAACCCCGGCGGCCGCATGGACGAGGCGGTGTGGAGGCCATATTGA